In a single window of the Salmo trutta chromosome 23, fSalTru1.1, whole genome shotgun sequence genome:
- the LOC115159849 gene encoding ectoderm-neural cortex protein 1: MKMSVCVHENRKSRASTGSMNIYLFHKSSYADSVLMHLNTLRQQRLFTDVLLHAGSRSFPCHRAVLAACSRYFQAMFSGGLRESQASEVDFRDSIHPEVLELLLDYAYSSRVVINEENAESLLEAGDMLEFQDIRDACAEFLERNLHPSNCLGMLLLSDAHQCTKLSELSWGMCLSNFPAICKTEDFLQLPKDMVVQLLSHEELETEDERLVYEATLNWVNYDLERRHCHLPELLQTVRLALLPAIFLMENVSTEELINAQLKSKELVDEAIHCKLKILQNDGVVNSTCARPRKTSHALFLLGGQTFMCDKLYLVDQKAKEIIPKADIPSPRKEFSACAIGCKVYVTGGRGSENGVSKDVWVYDTVHEEWSKAAPMLIARFGHGSAELKHCLYVVGGHTAGTGCLPASPSVSLKQVEQFDPAANKWTMVAPLREGVSNAAVVSVKLKLFAFGGTSVTHDKLPKVQCYDPQENCWMVPASCPQPWRYTAAAVLGNQIFVMGGDTEFSACSAYKFSSDTYQWTKVGDVTAKRMSCQAVASGNKLYVVGGYFGTQRCKTLDCYDPTLDAWNSITTVPYSLIPTAFVSTWKHLPA; this comes from the exons ATGAAAATGTCTGTGTGCGTCCATGAGAACCGCAAGTCGCGTGCCAGCACCGGCTCCATGAACATCTACCTGTTCCACAAGTCGTCGTACGCTGACAGCGTCCTGATGCACCTGAACACGCTGCGGCAGCAACGTCTCTTCACCGACGTCCTCCTCCACGCCGGGAGCCGCTCTTTCCCCTGCCACCGTGCCGTGCTGGCCGCCTGTAGCCGCTACTTCCAG GCTATGTTCTCTGGAGGTCTCCGGGAAAGCCAGGCCAGTGAGGTTGACTTCAGGGACTCCATCCACCCTGAGGTCCTGGAGCTGTTATTAGACTACGCCTACTCCTCTCGCGTGGTCATCAACGAGGAGAACGCAGAGTCTCTCCTGGAGGCCGGGGACATGCTGGAGTTCCAGGACATCCGGGACGCCTGCGCCGAGTTCCTGGAGAGGAACCTGCACCCGTCCAACTGCCTGGGCATGCTGCTGCTGTCCGACGCCCACCAGTGCACCAAGCTGTCTGAGCTCTCCTGGGGCATGTGCCTCAGCAACTTCCCCGCCATCTGCAAGACAGAGGACTTCCTGCAGCTCCCCAAAGACATGGTGGTGCAGCTCCTGTCCCACGAGGAGCTGGAGACAGAGGACGAGAGGCTGGTCTACGAGGCCACCCTCAACTGGGTCAACTACGACCTGGAGAGGAGGCACTGCCACCTGCCGGAACTGCTGCAAACCGTCCGCCTGGCACTCCTCCCCGCCATCTTCCTCATGGAGAACGTGTCCACGGAGGAGCTGATCAACGCCCAGTTAAAGAGCAAGGAGCTGGTGGACGAGGCCATCCACTGCAAACTGAAGATTCTCCAGAACGACGGGGTGGTGAACAGCACCTGCGCCCGGCCCAGGAAGACCAGCCACGCCCTGTTCCTCCTGGGAGGACAGACCTTCATGTGTGACAAGCTGTACTTGGTGGACCAGAAGGCCAAGGAGATCATCCCCAAGGCGGACATCCCCAGCCCCAGGAAGGAGTTCAGCGCGTGCGCAATCGGCTGTAAGGTCTACGTGACCGGTGGAAGGGGCTCGGAGAACGGTGTGTCCAAAGACGTGTGGGTCTATGACACAGTGCATGAGGAGTGGTCCAAGGCGGCGCCCATGCTCATCGCCCGCTTCGGCCACGGGTCAGCCGAGCTGAAACACTGCTTGTACGTGGTTGGAGGACACACGGCCGGCACCGGCTGCCTCCCCGCCTCGCCCTCGGTGTCCCTGAAACAGGTGGAGCAGTTCGACCCGGCGGCCAATAAGTGGACCATGGTGGCTCCGCTGAGGGAAGGCGTGAGCAACGCGGCGGTGGTCAGCGTCAAGCTGAAACTCTTCGCCTTCGGCGGCACCAGCGTCACCCACGACAAACTTCCCAAGGTGCAGTGCTACGACCCGCAGGAGAATTGCTGGATGGTTCCCGCCTCCTGCCCGCAGCCCTGGCGCTACACTGCCGCCGCCGTCCTCGGCAATCAGATCTTTGTGATGGGCGGGGACACAGAGTTCTCGGCGTGCTCGGCCTATAAGTTCAGCAGCGATACCTACCAGTGGACTAAAGTGGGAGACGTGACGGCTAAGAGAATGAGCTGCCAGGCCGTAGCGTCAGGTAACAAACTGTATGTGGTGGGGGGCTACTTTGGCACACAGCGGTGTAAGACTCTGGACTGTTATGACCCGACGCTGGATGCTTGGAACAGCATCACTACCGTACCCTACTCCCTCATCCCCACCGCCTTCGTCAGCACCTGGAAACATCTCCCAGCCTGA